The proteins below come from a single Mycosarcoma maydis chromosome 19, whole genome shotgun sequence genomic window:
- a CDS encoding uncharacterized protein (related to GTPase-activating protein of the rho/rac family (LRG1 protein)), whose protein sequence is MSTSNHANDADAGASTSADQSQQQSLPPLHHPQRSNTAHSDGSSSYYSNVAEDLKRATADINLAGSSQSAAAASGSQQRLQPSAVPMLQSRSHEPTTPAPASDPNAQQQSLRPSTSLATSIATDATSSRNRADMDRIKSRAVDPGWSWEKEREKYEVSSSMRSNSAESAPSLPSRASSRPPPRLDTSSLPRTNNGPDLAPSSVSGVHSNFASPQNLQAPFNPISGNAAVERPAPNSVSSNTDANGSASTPSGSSAPAPDQQRSAQTSSSSATSPRRRDQTCQACGKIMTGQFVRALGSVYHLDCFRCNDCDKVVAAKFFPATDDMVDSSGTGRLFPLCETDYFRRLDLICAKCSGALRGSYITALGKKFHVEHFTCSVCPTVFGPQDSYYEHDGSVFCHFHYSTRFAIKCTGCKTAILKQFVEINRNNTDEHWHPECYMIHKFWNIKLCPTGSTPKDGAAAVSEVTATDNGIDSPALQHSASQGDAVESSPGQSAPSRTEPSPDATEIEATETPSSLKHKQKQMEERVYRIWTVLSAFEESSAACISEMLRHVSSGRYLGGVRMAEKFILHVEILFSAIDDLEANFRKEDAKGVSHIREARMLCKKIVNFFSLLSHTQETGARRMGITQELLSLVTGLAHYLKILIRIALTGALKLDREFNNESALHWFLSQLAFSAKLGSITADDKQGTQQPNTNTVGPDGKWYGYRSLPRSTSSGSSENGEAATDLCVACGSTVEEECLRMGVNLRWHSNCLKCSTCQRPALRDGASTRKQPDPVPGAPEPLPASQYGLESKRRPSEGSAGLQSGPRSLSSSSWTYACFCPQCSGGLQLRTGFESVTRLEQYAFLLRVALNRLFALLRKRGVVPPSPPVSATRQVGGTDTSTPGAASPADANEQVSMHEAYRDSQDIKRMKSVNLNRKLSTKAKVPRISTVVGSPSGRQTQTSDMQKHSPSDIGLQTDSRRSPRQASPGSSPREPSSPFKREVGSSREPSPSSRARQAQPPQGYQQQQQQQQQPYKQQQVFQPVQQQQHLPFALPPQQQQPPQFGSGTSGRSGSPSNLEPGSIVPIRPAFARHNTDVKIREDGPMRQPSGDEIQRETRSEDGITLADIPHILEAEQAREQHRPLPSEGTRCISELSALELFIVKHMAVMYLQQSALRDHVNLDDLIEFIETRKNTFWGKIFKGGKDKKEIKKKGVFGIPLEILVERNGADSTLGASAAHLRVPSFIDDVISAMKQMDLSVEGIFRKNGNIRRLKELSEALDRDSSAVNLLDDNPVQLAALLKKFLRELPDPLMTFKLHKLFVMSQKLESEAERRRILHMVTILLPKGHRDTMEVLFAFLKWVASFSHIDEETGSKMDLPNLATVICPNILYSKGSDPTKDETFLANRAVLYLLEHQDEIWKVPEELEAVLQDKDLMNASSDLTSRDILKKCEKYAKLRQMRGGISMGRNGSGGPLHAGELQNRHRPDVHPPTTMRQVHQREQMLHQQQQNAHSQYSSNNGALTPVGTEFSRSPDKQGPWSAGAVPPAGFSMSPTHRGPLGNQGHTPQKPLGYAQHGNQNGYAGQKPFYQAHAQQQAQHMVRQPGSASATGLGPQAYNYQSQQSQQQQHSLSQDQAYTRFYRDGNGSGSAVEQRTT, encoded by the coding sequence ATGTCGACTTCCAACCACGCCAATGACGCTGATGCCGGTGCGTCTACGTCAGCAGATcagtcgcagcagcagtccTTGCCACCATTGCATCATCCACAGCGCTCCAACACAGCACACTCggacggcagcagctcgtaCTATTCTAACGTCGCCGAAGATCTCAAGCGTGCCACCGCAGATATCAACCTCGCTGGCTCCTCACAGTCAGCCGCTGCAGCTTCCGGCTCTCAACAGCGCCTCCAACCCTCTGCCGTGCCAATGTTGCAATCACGTTCGCACGAGCCAACCACACCCGCCCCGGCTTCCGATCCAAACGCACAGCAACAGTCATTGCGTCCATCCACCTCCTTAGCCACTAGCATTGCGACAGACGCAACCTCTTCGCGCAATCGTGCAGACATGGACAGGATAAAGAGTCGCGCTGTAGATCCGGGATGGAGCTGGGAAAAGGAAAGAGAAAAATACGAAGTatccagctcgatgcgctccaACAGCGCCGAGTCTGCTCCCAGCCTGCCTTCCCGTGCCTCCTCTCGTCCTCCACCCCGTCTCGACACCTCCAGTCTACCAAGAACCAACAATGGCCCAGATCTCGCGCCCTCCAGCGTCTCGGGCGTCCATTCCAACTTTGCCTCGCCTCAGAACCTCCAAGCTCCTTTCAACCCTATTTCTGGCAACGCCGCCGTCGAGCGTCCAGCACCGAATTCAGTCTCTTCCAACACAGATGCAAATGGTTCCGCGTCAACACCATCTGGCTCCTCCGCTCCTGCGCCGGACCAGCAGAGATCAGCTCAaacatcgtcatcctccgCCACCTCGCCGAGACGGCGCGATCAGACCTGTCAAGCATGCGGCAAGATCATGACTGGTCAGTTTGTCCGAGCGCTCGGCAGCGTCTACCATCTCGACTGCTTCCGATGCAACGACTGCGACAAAGTCGTCGCCGCCAAGTTTTTCCCAGCTACCGACGACATGGTCGACTCCTCGGGCACAGGCCGTCTCTTTCCTCTCTGCGAGACCGACTACTTTCGACGTCTCGACCTCATCTGTGCAAAGTGCAGCGGTGCGCTAAGAGGCAGCTACATCACGGCGCTTGGCAAGAAGTTTCACGTCGAGCATTTCACCTGCTCGGTCTGCCCAACCGTCTTTGGTCCTCAGGATAGCTACTACGAGCATGACGGCAGTGTCTTTTGCCACTTTCATTACAGCACCCGCTTCGCCATCAAGTGCACAGGCTGCAAAACGGCCATCCTCAAGCAGTTTGTCGAGATCAATCGCAACAACACAGACGAACATTGGCATCCCGAGTGCTACATGATCCACAAGTTCTGGAACATCAAGTTGTGTCCCACCGGATCCACTCCCAAAGACGGCGCCGCAGCCGTGTCCGAAGTGACTGCTACCGACAACGGAATCGACAGCCCCGCGCTGCAGCACTCAGCCAGTCAAGGAGACGCCGTCGAGTCGTCGCCCGGTCAATCCGCTCCTTCGCGCACAGAGCCATCTCCCGACGCtaccgagatcgaggccaCCGAGACACCTTCCAGTctcaagcacaagcagaAACAGATGGAGGAGCGCGTCTACCGCATCTGGACCGTACTTTCTGCCTTTGAAGAGAGCTCCGCAGCGTGCATCTCTGAAATGCTCCGCCACGTCAGCAGCGGCCGCTACCTCGGCGGTGTCAGGATGGCTGAGAAGTTCATCCTACATGTCGAGATTCTTTTCtctgccatcgacgactTGGAGGCCAACTTTCGCAAGGAAGATGCCAAAGGCGTCTCGCACATTCGTGAAGCCAGAATGTTATGCAAGAAGATCGTCAACTTCTTTTCCTTGCTTTCGCACACGCAGGAAACAGGTGCAAGGAGGATGGGCATCACTCAGGAACTCCTCTCGCTCGTTACGGGTCTGGCACACTATCTCAAGATCCTCATCCGTATCGCCTTGACGGGCGCGCTCAAGTTGGACCGCGAGTTCAACAACGAAAGCGCTCTCCATTGGTTCCTGAGCCAGCTCGCCTTTTCCGCCAAGCTGGGCAGCATCACTGCCGACGACAAGCAGGGCACGCAGCAGCCCAACACTAATACCGTCGGCCCAGACGGCAAATGGTATGGCTACCGCTCCCTGCCCCGATCCACCAGCTCGGGCTCGAGCGAAAACGGCGAAGCAGCAACCGATCTTTGCGTTGCATGTGGATCCACCGTTGAAGAAGAGTGCTTGCGTATGGGCGTCAATCTGCGATGGCACTCCAACTGCCTCAAGTGCTCGACGTGTCAGCGACCTGCTCTGCGTGATGGAGCGTCGACGCGCAAGCAACCTGACCCTGTACCTGGTGCACCGGAGCCATTACCAGCTTCGCAGTACGGTCTCGAGTCCAAGCGCAGACCGTCCGAGGGTAGCGCTGGTCTCCAGAGCGGTCCGCGCTCGTTGTCTTCCAGCTCGTGGACGTATGCCTGCTTCTGCCCCCAGTGTTCTGGCGGCTTACAGCTCCGGACAGGCTTTGAGTCGGTCACAAGGCTGGAACAATATGCTTTCCTCTTACGTGTTGCGCTCAACCGCCTATTTGCATTGCTGCGCAAGCGCGGCGTTGTTCCGCCTTCGCCGCCAGTTTCAGCGACGCGTCAGGTGGGAGGAACTGACACTTCCACGCCGGGtgctgcatcgccagcTGATGCCAACGAACAGGTTTCAATGCACGAGGCGTACCGCGACTCGCAAGACATCAAGCGAATGAAGTCGGTGAATCTAAATCGCAAGTTGTCGACCAAGGCAAAGGTGCCCCGCATCTCTACGGTGGTTGGCAGTCCGTCAGGACGGCAGACGCAGACGTCTGATATGCAGAAACACTCTCCCTCCGACATTGGCCTGCAGACCGACAGCAGACGTTCACCTCGTCAAGCCAGCCCTGGCTCCTCGCCGAGGGAACCTAGTTCGCCCTTCAAGCGTGAAGTCGGTTCGTCTCGAGAACCCTCGCCGTCGAGTCGGGCACGACAAGCACAGCCGCCGCAAGGctaccagcagcagcagcagcaacagcaacagccgtacaaacagcagcaggtgtTCCAGCCGgtccagcaacagcagcatcttcCGTTTGCATTGCCTccccagcagcagcagcctcctCAGTTTGGCAGCGGCACGTCCGGACGTTCTGGATCGCCCTCAAACCTGGAGCCTGGCTCGATTGTGCCGATCCGACCTGCGTTTGCACGCCACAATACCGACGTCAAGATTCGCGAAGACGGGCCTATGCGACAGCCTTCCGGCGATGAAATCCAGCGCGAGACAAGGAGTGAGGACGGCATCACGCTCGCTGATATCCCGCACATCTTGGAAGCCGAGCAGGCgcgcgagcagcaccgacCGCTGCCAAGCGAAGGCACGCGCTGCATCTCCGAGTTGTCGGCTCTGGAGCTGTTTATCGTCAAGCACATGGCAGTCATGTACCTTCAGCAGTCGGCGCTGCGAGACCACGTCAACCTGGACGATTTGATCGAATTCATCGAGACGCGCAAGAACACGTTTTGGGGCAAAATCTTCAAGGGTggcaaggacaagaaggagaTCAAGAAAAAGGGCGTATTTGGCATCCCTCTCGAGATTCTCGTGGAACGCAATGGCGCCGACTCAACGCTGGGTGCTAGTGCAGCACATCTGCGCGTACCTTCGTTCATCGACGATGTGATCTCGGCCATGAAGCAGATGGATTTGTCAGTCGAAGGCATCTTCCGCAAGAACGGCAACATCCGTCGACTCAAGGAGCTGTCCGAGGCGCTCGACCGTGACAGCTCGGCAGTGAATCTGCTCGATGACAATCCGGTTCAGCTGGCGGCGTTGCTCAAGAAGTTCCTGCGTGAGCTCCCGGATCCGCTCATGACGTTCAAGCTGCACAAGCTGTTTGTCATGTCGCAAAAGCTGGAATCCGAGGCGGAACGACGTCGCATTCTGCACATGGTGACCATCTTGCTGCCCAAGGGTCATCGCGACACGATGGAGGTGCTGTTCGCTTTCCTCAAATGGGTCGCATCTTTCTCGCACATTGACGAGGAGACGGGCAGCAAGATGGATTTGCCCAACCTGGCGACGGTGATCTGCCCCAACATTCTGTACAGCAAGGGAAGCGATCCGACCAAGGACGAGACGTTCCTGGCCAACCGTGCTGTCTTGTACCTGCTTGAGCATCAGGACGAGATCTGGAAGGTGCccgaggagctcgaagcggtgTTGCAGGACAAGGATTTGATGAACGCTTCGTCGGACCTCACATCGCGCGACATTCTCAAGAAATGCGAAAAGtacgccaagctgcgccaGATGCGTGGCGGCATCAGCATGGGACGCAACGGCAGTGGTGGACCGCTTCACGCCGGCGAGCTGCAGAATCGACATCGACCGGATGTACATCCGCCCACGACGATGCGGCAAGTGCATCAGCGCGAGCAGATgttgcaccagcagcagcaaaatGCACACAGCCAGTATTCGAGCAACAACGGCGCATTGACGCCTGTGGGGACCGAGTTCTCGCGCAGCCCAGACAAGCAAGGTCCGTGGTCGGCGGGCGCTGTGCCGCCTGCCGGATTCAGCATGAGTCCGACGCATCGCGGACCGCTGGGCAACCAGGGCCACACGCCGCAGAAGCCGCTCGGATATGCGCAGCATGGCAATCAAAACGGATACGCAGGTCAAAAGCCCTTCTATCAAGCGCATgcgcagcaacaagcgcaGCATATGGTGCGCCAACCGGGCTCGGCGAGCGCCACCGGACTCGGGCCGCAGGCTTACAACTACCAATCGCAGCAGagccagcaacagcagcactcgCTGTCGCAGGATCAAGCGTATACGAGGTTCTATCGTGACGGCAATGGAAGCGGTAGTGCCGTAGAGCAGAGGACTACTTAG
- a CDS encoding uncharacterized protein (related to Drebrin F) has product MSLNVNLSSGAIRDAYEKVLDGVKDYLVLTYEKASNDLRVQVVENGDLDDLNEEFSDGRIQYAFARVKDPNTQLPKFALINWCGEGVPENRKGLFATHSSAVAQYLRAYHVSINARSEADVDPKLIMRRIAESSGANYSAAGKAANTHAGGPIGSVGTSYKPIGTPDIRGMQKTAPKDTIAPVGTNYSSKRDELQQIRSGTAPAPKLPSAPRVSAPAFDSAPAASTPALTPAAPKPPAASASRLVSTSAVPPAPSPEASSAPPKPAEDDRIQPVGTAYQPISLGKPGKLNMANRFPFGQQESESSPAPAAPRVASGGASGKLTWSQRQEAARKEREEQEARVKQLSSGMRTASFGTGGAGTGSTAAANAPPAPAAPPAPPAPPTPPAAAAVSAPEEAEEEAPAAPPAPPSPPAPTEADVGGAAEQLESTHLSAVSAGSNKGLRGRVAWAYEAAEDNELTLVEGAIISHIEQIDEGWWSGVDEHGQEGLFPASYVELIEGEAEPEEEAAPPAPPAPPAPPAAAASETEEQDDQGIPPPPPPPPAPPVAPAAPAAPALQEEAPAPPPPPPARVAAAVEDRGLVCTAMYDFDASEDNELTFAEGDTIIHVDDQISDDWWSGTNERTGAQGLFPANYVERA; this is encoded by the coding sequence ATGTCGCTCAACGTCAATCTTTCATCTGGCGCCATCCGCGATGCCTACGAAAAGGTGCTTGATGGCGTCAAGGACTACCTGGTGCTCACGTACGAAAAGGCATCCAACGATCTTCGCGTCCAGGTGGTCGAAAATGGCGATCTGGACGATCTCAACGAGGAGTTCTCTGACGGTCGCATCCAGTACGCTTTTGCTCGAGTCAAGGATCCTAACACGCAGCTGCCCAAGTTTGCGCTCATCAACTGGTGCGGTGAAGGTGTACCTGAGAACCGCAAGGGCTTGTTCGCCACCCACTCGTCGGCCGTGGCGCAGTATCTGAGGGCATACCATGTCAGCATCAATGCGAGGTCCGAAGCTGATGTCGATCCGAAGCTGATCATGCGCAGGATTGCAGAGTCTTCAGGCGCCAACTATTCTGCTGCAGGCAAGGCGGCCAACACGCACGCGGGTGGACCGATCGGATCGGTTGGTACGAGCTACAAGCCGATCGGAACCCCCGACATCAGAGGAATGCAGAAGACTGCGCCGAAAGACACAATCGCTCCCGTCGGTACCAACTATTCATCCAagcgcgacgagctgcaacaGATCCGATCTGGAACTGCGCCCGCACCCAAGCTTCCCAGTGCGCCTCGTGTCAGTGCGCCTGCTTTTGACTCTGCGCCGGCTGCATCCACTCCGGCTCTGACACCAGCTGCTCCCAAGCCACCAGCCGCATCTGCCTCGAGACTGGTCAGCACCTCTGCAGTACCACCTGCACCTAGTCCAGAAGCATCGTCTGCGCCGCCAAAGCCTGCCGAGGACGACCGTATCCAGCCGGTCGGCACGGCGTACCAGCCCATCAGCTTAGGCAAGCCGGGCAAACTCAACATGGCCAATCGCTTCCCCTTTGGACAGCAAGAGAGCGAATCCTCTCCTGCACCGGCAGCACCACGCGTCGCTTCGGGTGGAGCGTCAGGCAAGCTTACTTGGAGCCAACGGCAGGAAGCGGCGCGTAAGGAAcgagaagagcaagaggccAGAGTCAAGCAGCTCTCGTCCGGGATGCGAACGGCTAGCTTTGGCACCGGTGGAGCTGGTACGGGCTCTACTGCCGCCGCAAACGCGCcacctgcgcctgctgctcccCCCGCGCCCCCGGCACCTCCTACAcctcctgcagctgcagctgtaTCCGCACCCGAGGaagccgaggaagaggcgccagctgcaccgcccgctcctccttctcccCCTGCTCCTACAGAGGCGGATGTGGGAGGAGCTGCAGAGCAACTAGAGTCGACGCATCTCTCTGCTGTCAGTGCTGGCAGCAACAAGGGTCTACGCGGTCGCGTTGCGTGGGCGTACGAAGCAGCTGAAGACAACGAATTGACGCTTGTCGAGGGAGCGATCATCTCACACATTGAACAGATCGACGAAGGTTGGTGGTCAGGTGTAGATGAGCACGGTCAAGAGGGTCTGTTCCCTGCCTCGTACGTGGAGCTGATTGAAGGCGAGGCTGAGCCGGAAGAAGAGGCCGCAccgccagcaccgccagcaccgccagccccacctgctgctgccgctaGCGAGAcagaagagcaagacgaccaAGGCATTCCACCCCCTCCCCCACCGCCGCCTGCTCCGCCTGTAGCACCTGCAGCACCTGCAGCACCTGCTCTGCAAGAGGAAGCGCCCGCGCCTCCTCCGCCGCCTCCTGCacgcgttgctgctgccgtaGAGGACCGCGGTCTGGTCTGCACAGCTATGTACGACTTTGACGCGTCGGAAGACAACGAGCTTACCTTCGCCGAGGGTGACACGATCATCCACGTCGACGACCAGATCAGCGATGATTGGTGGAGCGGTACAAACGAGCGTACGGGCGCTCAGGGGTTGTTCCCCGCCAACTATGTTGAGCGAGCTTAG
- a CDS encoding putative 2,3-bisphosphoglycerate-dependent phosphoglycerate mutase — translation MVGTLVLTRHGQSEWNKLNLFTGWKDPALTELGREEALTGAKRVAATGIKFDVAFTSALQRAQTTLGIQLKEIGQEDIPIHKDQALNERDYGELSGLNKDDARKKWGEDQVHIWRRSYDIPPPGGESLKLTAERVWPYYHKEILPLVKQGKNVIVAAHGNSLRAMIKDIENISDDDIVGLELATGVPILYKLDSDGKVVSKEILQG, via the coding sequence ATGGTTGGAACTCTCGTCCTTACACGCCACGGTCAATCCGAGTGGAACAAGCTGAACCTGTTTACCGGATGGAAGGACCCTGCTCTCACCGAGCTTGGTCGCGAGGAGGCACTCACTGGTGCCAAGCGAGTCGCTGCTACGGGCATCAAGTTCGACGTGGCGTTCACTTCGGCTCtgcagcgagcgcagaCCACGCTCGGTATCCAGCTCAAGGAGATTGGTCAGGAGGACATCCCTATCCACAAGGACCAGGCTCTGAACGAGCGCGACTATGGCGAGCTTAGCGGTCtcaacaaggacgacgCTAGGAAGAAGTGGGGCGAGGACCAGGTGCACATCTGGCGCAGAAGCTACGACATCCCGCCTCCCGGTGGTGAGAGCTTGAAGCTCACCGCCGAACGTGTCTGGCCATACTACCACAAGGAAATCTTGCCGCTTGTCAAACAGGGCAAAAacgtcatcgtcgccgccCACGGTAACTCGTTGAGGGCCATGATCAAGGATATCGAGAAcatctcggacgacgacatcGTCGGCCTCGAACTCGCTACCGGTGTTCCCATCCTGTACAAACTCGACTCGGATGGAAAGGTCGTTTCCAAGGAGATCCTCCAGGGCTAA